In bacterium, the following proteins share a genomic window:
- a CDS encoding SurA N-terminal domain-containing protein, translated as MLEFMRKNAGSWVIKILLFGIVIVFAFWGVGSYSNRDANTVLTIGDVRVPYNEYRDMYNTLVETYRGIYENLDSATLDFLDIRGQAVEKLKERYLLLEAARRLDVDVAGEEVAARIANTPAFQENGGFSPRRYQLFLDINRMTPEAYESSLAREIAIGKVTTLIRSTAVITPQEVNDNLHLLTRKARTRILRFDPNDFVRDLPEPVEEELMDFFEVNIESYRIPEMFRQNIAIIDPAQAEPDAAVTVEEIEDWYEDQEAEYTEPAAYRISHILFALPRDASAESISAVRVRAEEVVGRIRDGKIDFASAVRQYSDDVASSGKGGNLGLFKEGEMDRSIRDAVSGLETDEVTDPIPTSSGFEVIRLDSFRESRLIPFDEVRNAIEKQIRKEKAFEISYDLADDLLDEVLGSDESLDKLAKARGLMTITTPLFSRDSALETMELPAELLKAAFDTEVDEVGDIYERGGKLYLFQTIERNPSYLPELDKVRDNVLGSFLVSKAMDLALARAQEFREALEGGRSLASMARDMKRQPIEPEPFTILDASIAGVDDAEPVIHTAFAIGQPGGSAVASGRQAHYLVILDGFVDADEAELAEKRATVEESLRSQRELDLLNGYIQALKDEMADQIVVNEQLL; from the coding sequence ATGCTCGAGTTCATGAGAAAAAACGCCGGATCGTGGGTCATCAAGATCCTGCTCTTCGGTATCGTGATCGTCTTTGCATTCTGGGGGGTTGGTTCATACTCGAACCGGGACGCCAACACGGTCCTGACAATCGGCGACGTCCGGGTTCCCTACAACGAGTATCGAGACATGTACAACACCCTGGTCGAAACCTACCGGGGAATCTACGAGAACCTGGATTCGGCCACCCTGGATTTCCTTGATATCAGGGGACAGGCCGTGGAGAAGCTCAAGGAGCGATACCTGCTTCTGGAAGCGGCCCGCCGCCTTGACGTGGACGTTGCGGGTGAGGAGGTAGCGGCCCGGATAGCCAACACACCGGCTTTTCAGGAGAATGGGGGGTTCTCCCCGCGGAGGTACCAGCTTTTTCTGGACATTAACCGGATGACCCCCGAGGCCTATGAATCGTCCCTTGCCAGGGAGATCGCTATTGGCAAGGTCACAACTCTTATCCGCTCCACGGCAGTTATCACTCCCCAGGAGGTGAATGACAACCTCCATCTCCTGACGCGCAAGGCCAGAACCAGGATCCTCCGGTTCGACCCAAACGATTTTGTTCGCGACCTCCCCGAACCTGTCGAAGAGGAACTGATGGACTTTTTCGAGGTGAACATCGAATCGTACCGGATCCCGGAAATGTTCCGGCAGAACATAGCCATCATCGACCCCGCACAGGCCGAACCTGACGCTGCAGTGACCGTGGAGGAGATCGAGGACTGGTATGAGGACCAGGAAGCGGAGTACACCGAACCGGCCGCCTACAGGATCAGCCACATCCTCTTCGCCCTACCCCGCGATGCCTCAGCCGAGAGCATCAGTGCCGTCAGGGTCCGGGCTGAGGAAGTTGTCGGGAGGATCAGGGATGGCAAGATCGATTTTGCCAGCGCGGTCCGGCAATACTCGGATGACGTGGCATCCTCCGGAAAGGGAGGCAACCTGGGGCTTTTCAAGGAAGGCGAGATGGACCGCTCCATCAGGGACGCCGTCAGCGGCCTTGAGACTGATGAAGTCACCGATCCGATCCCGACTTCCAGCGGATTCGAGGTGATCCGGCTCGACAGTTTCCGCGAGAGCAGGCTCATCCCCTTCGATGAGGTCCGCAACGCCATCGAGAAACAGATTCGGAAGGAAAAGGCTTTCGAGATCTCATACGACCTGGCTGACGATCTCCTGGATGAGGTGCTCGGTTCGGACGAGTCCCTCGATAAACTGGCCAAAGCCAGGGGACTCATGACCATCACCACGCCCCTTTTCAGCCGGGATTCCGCTCTGGAGACAATGGAATTGCCCGCTGAGCTGCTGAAAGCTGCCTTTGACACCGAGGTGGATGAGGTCGGAGACATCTACGAGCGGGGAGGCAAACTGTACCTGTTCCAGACCATTGAGAGGAACCCATCCTACCTGCCTGAACTGGACAAGGTCAGGGATAATGTACTGGGAAGCTTTCTTGTCAGCAAAGCCATGGACCTGGCCCTTGCCAGGGCTCAGGAGTTCCGTGAGGCTCTCGAGGGCGGCCGTTCTCTTGCCTCCATGGCAAGGGATATGAAAAGGCAGCCCATCGAACCGGAACCGTTCACCATCCTGGACGCCTCCATCGCCGGGGTCGACGATGCCGAACCTGTCATCCACACCGCCTTCGCCATCGGTCAGCCCGGAGGATCAGCTGTCGCCTCCGGACGTCAGGCCCACTACCTAGTGATCCTTGACGGGTTCGTGGACGCCGATGAAGCGGAGCTTGCCGAAAAACGGGCCACTGTTGAGGAGTCCCTCAGGTCCCAGCGGGAACTGGACCTTCTCAACGGCTACATCCAGGCCCTCAAGGATGAGATGGCGGACCAGATCGTGGTAAACGAACAACTGCTTTAA
- a CDS encoding GGDEF domain-containing protein — translation MSDRRDKELQALCVLEPGEGTESILAYLQSRNVQCRLSDKIPASGTGSCDQEWDLILIDADIEHGDIMGFFEYCRTIHNASPLVALHRGGRGSRDAALIRMGAYDAFPRNIDRWNTEVYLDRAISQAHQAKALLSMSRTDHVTGLYNQRFMYENLGREIRRSSRTGKDLTVALLDLDNFKAYNDTYGHLMGDKALGEIANILLNSIRKGVDSAYRYGGDEFTLILPETDLPQAVKTLDRVLTKLARQTPGELTFSVGLALMSSCENVEQVLRTADEAMYEAKEAGGNGVVTKVCGEKQN, via the coding sequence ATGAGTGATCGACGAGACAAAGAGCTTCAGGCATTATGTGTCCTTGAGCCCGGCGAAGGAACCGAATCGATCCTTGCATACCTTCAAAGCCGAAACGTACAGTGCCGGCTGTCCGACAAGATCCCTGCTTCCGGGACCGGTAGTTGTGATCAGGAATGGGATCTCATCCTCATCGATGCCGACATTGAGCACGGGGACATCATGGGGTTCTTCGAATATTGCCGAACGATCCATAATGCCTCACCGCTGGTCGCCCTTCACCGCGGGGGGCGTGGAAGCAGGGACGCAGCCCTCATCCGCATGGGCGCCTACGACGCTTTTCCCAGGAACATTGACCGGTGGAACACGGAAGTCTACCTGGACCGTGCCATTTCACAGGCCCACCAGGCAAAGGCCCTCCTTTCCATGTCCCGGACCGACCACGTAACAGGCCTGTATAATCAGAGGTTCATGTACGAAAACCTGGGGCGGGAAATTCGCAGATCCTCAAGGACAGGCAAGGATCTCACGGTCGCCCTTCTGGACCTTGACAACTTCAAGGCTTACAACGACACCTATGGTCACCTCATGGGGGATAAGGCTCTTGGCGAGATCGCGAATATTCTGTTGAACTCCATACGAAAGGGAGTTGACAGCGCATACCGTTACGGAGGTGACGAGTTCACCCTCATCCTGCCGGAGACCGACTTGCCCCAGGCGGTCAAGACCCTGGACAGGGTGCTGACAAAACTGGCCCGGCAAACCCCCGGAGAGTTGACTTTCAGTGTGGGGCTGGCCCTCATGAGTTCCTGCGAGAACGTCGAACAGGTTCTCCGCACCGCCGACGAGGCGATGTACGAGGCCAAGGAAGCCGGGGGCAACGGGGTCGTGACGAAGGTATGTGGGGAAAAGCAGAACTAA
- a CDS encoding permease, translating to MLAATVIFAVLAAILLAIGYYRGEGQHIAGLKAGFTILVQILPLLILAFIVAGMVQVLLPREVVASWVGAESGWRGIVIGTAAGSLTPGGPFVSLPMVAGFFRAGAGVGTMVAYITAWSLLSVARLPMEVGILGWRFTAVRIACTWFMAPLAGILANTFFRSG from the coding sequence ATGCTTGCAGCGACCGTTATATTCGCCGTCCTGGCGGCAATCCTGCTGGCTATCGGTTATTATCGCGGTGAGGGCCAGCACATCGCGGGCCTCAAGGCGGGGTTTACCATCCTTGTCCAGATCCTGCCTCTTCTCATCCTCGCGTTCATTGTGGCCGGAATGGTGCAGGTTCTGTTGCCCCGGGAGGTTGTGGCTTCCTGGGTGGGAGCGGAATCCGGATGGAGGGGGATCGTTATCGGCACGGCTGCGGGAAGCCTGACTCCGGGAGGACCCTTCGTGTCCCTTCCCATGGTGGCCGGTTTTTTCCGGGCCGGGGCAGGAGTGGGCACCATGGTGGCCTACATCACGGCCTGGTCCCTCCTTTCTGTCGCCCGCCTTCCCATGGAGGTCGGGATCCTCGGTTGGCGCTTCACGGCCGTCCGCATCGCCTGCACCTGGTTCATGGCGCCGTTAGCCGGGATTCTCGCCAACACGTTCTTCAGGAGCGGATAG
- a CDS encoding DUF3467 domain-containing protein: MPEDRKAIIHIDPAEETGRYANAATIMHSTTEFIVDFIMLLPGDRRKVVSRIVTSPAHAKQLATALAENVARFEKIYGQIEVARAEVEFSGSMN; the protein is encoded by the coding sequence ATGCCCGAAGATCGCAAAGCCATCATCCACATTGACCCGGCCGAAGAAACCGGCCGCTATGCGAACGCCGCCACCATCATGCACTCGACGACTGAATTCATCGTCGATTTTATCATGCTCCTGCCCGGAGATCGGCGGAAGGTGGTCTCCAGGATCGTCACCTCTCCGGCTCACGCAAAGCAGCTTGCCACCGCTCTTGCCGAAAATGTGGCGAGGTTCGAAAAGATCTACGGTCAGATAGAGGTCGCCAGGGCAGAGGTAGAGTTTTCGGGGAGTATGAATTAA
- a CDS encoding class I SAM-dependent methyltransferase gives MGFSDRLLGNGCIQLLTCRVAPHHFPSLKNFLREVRRVLARDGCAVIIDSIVPDDPECDRFLNEVERQRDPSHVRSDTVNGWAGLIAQAGLEVVSFDLFSRTHPFEEWARRVGLEDKGVKALEERFLEASPGIGKQLQVEVVDGRVQSYTDEKGMWVLRKVISRQ, from the coding sequence ATGGGGTTCTCCGACAGGCTCCTAGGTAACGGTTGTATCCAGCTTCTGACCTGCCGCGTCGCGCCACATCATTTCCCCTCCCTGAAAAATTTCCTGCGCGAGGTCAGGCGTGTCCTGGCCAGGGATGGCTGTGCCGTGATCATCGACAGTATCGTTCCAGATGACCCGGAATGTGACAGGTTCCTCAACGAGGTGGAGCGACAGCGTGATCCGAGTCACGTCAGGTCGGATACGGTCAATGGGTGGGCAGGGTTGATCGCCCAGGCTGGTCTGGAGGTCGTCTCTTTTGATCTGTTCAGCCGTACCCATCCCTTCGAGGAGTGGGCACGGAGGGTCGGACTGGAAGATAAAGGTGTGAAGGCTCTGGAGGAAAGGTTTCTCGAGGCCTCACCCGGCATCGGAAAGCAGCTCCAGGTCGAGGTTGTGGATGGAAGAGTGCAAAGCTACACAGATGAGAAGGGGATGTGGGTGCTGAGAAAAGTAATCAGTAGGCAGTAA
- a CDS encoding class I SAM-dependent RNA methyltransferase, whose protein sequence is MNKPVSSKCKVLIEKLVSGGDGLGHLDGYPVFVPLTAPGDVVIPKEVRKARGVLFARDSSVISRSGERREAPCPWFGKCGGCQWMHLPYPAQLQWKRTVYSETVGRIAGLPEVVPVKVHSSPAEFGYRHRIRLKYDGKRFGFYRRSSRAVVSWEKCLLLPDLLNRTVEVLREALDGRGVDGRLRDLELAADPAAESMTAMWVFEPGRRRSMGSAVLDNVESALLSAGIPLAGQGVSIANRGKVVADRGGGLHFKVRGKPVKASPGTFLQVNPAVNEILVERVEHHLGPGDGRLLLDLYCGNGNLSIPAAAAGFRVLGVESSPGAVRDAMDAAPDGCRFVTADAAEYLSGSFDRWDVVVADPPRTGLPAPLVEKLARISPPLIVYVSCEPATLARDLARLTAAGYGIRTMELLDMFPQTSHVESITVLELGL, encoded by the coding sequence ATGAATAAGCCGGTGTCCTCAAAATGTAAGGTTCTCATAGAAAAACTCGTATCCGGTGGTGATGGACTGGGCCACCTGGATGGCTACCCTGTTTTTGTTCCTTTAACAGCTCCAGGCGATGTCGTCATCCCGAAGGAGGTTCGAAAGGCGCGCGGGGTCCTTTTCGCCCGGGACAGCTCTGTCATCAGCCGGTCAGGTGAAAGACGGGAAGCGCCGTGCCCGTGGTTCGGGAAATGCGGCGGTTGCCAGTGGATGCATCTGCCCTACCCTGCCCAGCTTCAGTGGAAGAGGACCGTTTATTCGGAGACGGTGGGGAGGATCGCCGGTTTGCCGGAGGTGGTTCCGGTTAAAGTCCACAGCTCTCCCGCCGAGTTCGGCTACCGGCATCGGATCAGGCTCAAGTACGATGGGAAGCGGTTCGGTTTTTACCGGAGAAGTTCAAGGGCCGTGGTCTCGTGGGAGAAGTGCCTGCTGCTGCCCGATCTCCTGAACCGGACCGTTGAGGTCCTTCGCGAGGCCCTGGACGGGAGAGGTGTGGATGGGCGCTTGAGGGACCTGGAGCTAGCGGCGGACCCGGCGGCAGAAAGCATGACCGCCATGTGGGTCTTCGAACCGGGCCGCCGCCGGTCGATGGGATCTGCGGTCCTCGATAACGTTGAATCCGCCCTCCTTTCTGCCGGTATCCCTCTCGCAGGCCAGGGGGTCAGTATCGCGAACAGGGGAAAGGTCGTTGCGGACAGGGGGGGCGGTCTGCATTTCAAGGTGCGCGGGAAACCAGTGAAGGCCTCTCCGGGGACGTTTCTCCAGGTCAATCCGGCTGTGAACGAGATCCTGGTGGAGAGGGTCGAGCATCACCTCGGACCCGGCGATGGACGCCTCCTCCTGGATCTTTACTGCGGCAACGGCAACTTGAGCATACCGGCGGCCGCCGCGGGGTTCAGGGTCCTCGGTGTGGAATCTTCCCCCGGTGCGGTCAGGGATGCCATGGATGCCGCTCCTGATGGGTGCCGGTTCGTAACTGCGGATGCGGCAGAGTACCTGTCAGGCTCCTTCGATCGGTGGGACGTGGTCGTGGCGGATCCTCCCCGTACGGGGCTCCCCGCTCCGCTGGTAGAAAAGCTCGCAAGGATCTCCCCCCCGCTAATCGTATATGTTTCGTGCGAACCTGCGACCCTAGCTCGCGACCTTGCGCGCCTGACAGCGGCGGGTTACGGTATCCGGACCATGGAACTTCTGGATATGTTCCCACAGACATCCCATGTCGAATCGATCACCGTACTGGAGCTGGGGCTGTGA
- a CDS encoding methyltransferase domain-containing protein produces the protein MTSARSSDPRNTFSASADRYLSSSDHGTGPDLALIRKVAYEHCPALTVDVATGAGHALRAAAPLSGRCIGLDLTMEMLQVTRTHLAGIGITDLMLVQSSAENLPLAACRKTS, from the coding sequence GTGACCTCCGCCCGGAGCAGTGATCCGCGGAATACCTTCTCGGCAAGTGCCGACAGATATCTTTCGAGTTCCGATCATGGAACGGGACCGGACCTTGCCCTTATCCGGAAGGTGGCGTATGAGCATTGCCCGGCATTGACCGTGGATGTCGCGACGGGAGCCGGACATGCGTTAAGAGCGGCGGCTCCCCTGTCGGGCCGCTGCATTGGGCTGGACCTGACCATGGAGATGCTCCAGGTGACGAGGACACACCTTGCCGGGATCGGGATCACGGACCTGATGCTGGTCCAGTCGTCGGCCGAGAACCTGCCCCTGGCAGCGTGTCGGAAAACCTCTTGA
- a CDS encoding sigma 54-interacting transcriptional regulator, with protein sequence MSFVDQILSFDKENLLDILHYLVKEVTLRTGVPSIRVYLEDMREGALLCLYTPEGELERKGARIPIQRRENPLVRSFLESKIVTDAPLGEGSDELHREWYERRGLSVATVFPLVDAGNCIGALTVDAAESHALLSDMKQELRQLLNRIMPILARAHRFNRRIMLSRQLDRSRKRDAARILLKGAFEIDLAIDMTSVLISAQSPVPEVLKRERGGYMEILAAASRDPSDLQIYETLERISLLEGKSLLSRLVMPDGDRVLRRPGAPQVLFFEDILAEEFERWEVFKRLSLRTLLMIPVSGEGGEVTCVINYFTKRPHRFTEPELKLLMSHSSSLAAGITDFAVGHLEIRVLSEIEELLAEDAPMPVFLGKVASRAVELVGAESGSIALVTERNQEKWLVVDDAEGRLVGGKSRDWRKAKIPDLRVGGEELPAEERSLTGYVAFTGKPYLCPDTDAETARGGFYRNLAADVASELAVPIRLGESVLGVVNLDSHRRAYFTVEHQRILLLISRLIANRIADHLKISELEGKVARLRKEVSYKDPGVSSYLLGNIIGKSAHSQLLVKRISRLAEPLTNRLLNWSRGKEKELELGLPTLLITGETGAGKEFVFNNLYSLVNEKFRKLGGGALELPLRKTNIAAFSGDLTFTELFGHQKGAYTGAHVDRTGILEEADGGVVFLDEIGDADLKTQVQLLRFLDSGEFSRLGGTKVRLSRVVFVAATNRDLAREIARGAFREDLYHRLSEMTLRVPSLRDRREDIPDLAKHFLGRLHASYSAGGAPPVITPEAEEFISHLDFPGNIRQLVTILQGALFESDDGIVGVDEIQRFLSLSTLDGKNVQGDAAAIYGQIRKGAGDFWELVHIPFMSRDLTRGTVLEIYRLALAEGGGVRGAARHLGALPADSREEGEAMTRFRNFMYKTVGLKKEWGRGNRE encoded by the coding sequence AACCCCCTCGTCCGGTCGTTCCTGGAATCGAAGATCGTGACGGATGCCCCCCTCGGGGAGGGCAGTGACGAACTCCACCGGGAGTGGTACGAACGGCGCGGCCTGTCTGTGGCGACGGTTTTCCCCCTCGTGGATGCAGGCAACTGCATCGGTGCCCTGACCGTGGACGCCGCCGAGAGTCATGCCCTCTTGTCGGACATGAAGCAGGAACTGCGGCAGCTCCTCAATAGGATCATGCCCATTCTCGCCAGGGCCCACCGGTTCAACAGGCGGATCATGCTCAGCCGGCAGCTGGACCGGTCCAGGAAAAGGGATGCCGCCAGGATACTTCTCAAAGGTGCCTTCGAGATCGACCTTGCCATCGATATGACATCGGTCCTGATATCGGCGCAGTCTCCGGTGCCCGAAGTCCTCAAGCGGGAGAGAGGGGGGTACATGGAGATCCTGGCTGCCGCCTCCCGGGACCCGTCGGATCTCCAGATCTACGAGACCCTCGAGAGAATCAGCCTCCTCGAGGGCAAAAGCCTCCTTTCCCGCCTGGTCATGCCCGATGGCGACCGCGTCCTCCGGCGCCCGGGTGCCCCCCAGGTCCTTTTTTTCGAGGATATCCTGGCAGAGGAGTTCGAGCGGTGGGAGGTGTTCAAGAGGCTTTCCCTGCGCACCCTCCTCATGATCCCCGTCTCCGGGGAGGGGGGCGAGGTGACTTGCGTCATCAACTATTTTACGAAGCGCCCCCACAGGTTCACCGAGCCGGAACTCAAACTCCTCATGAGCCATTCGAGTTCCCTGGCGGCAGGTATCACTGACTTCGCGGTGGGACACCTCGAAATACGTGTCCTTTCGGAGATCGAGGAGCTTCTCGCCGAGGACGCTCCCATGCCGGTCTTCCTGGGCAAGGTCGCCTCCCGCGCTGTGGAGTTGGTAGGCGCCGAATCGGGCTCCATCGCTTTGGTGACCGAACGGAACCAGGAGAAGTGGCTTGTCGTCGATGACGCCGAAGGGCGGCTGGTGGGGGGCAAATCCCGTGACTGGAGAAAGGCGAAGATCCCCGATCTGAGGGTGGGTGGTGAGGAACTCCCTGCCGAGGAACGCTCTCTGACGGGGTATGTGGCTTTCACGGGAAAACCGTACCTTTGTCCGGATACGGATGCCGAAACGGCCAGGGGAGGGTTCTACCGGAACCTTGCCGCTGACGTGGCTTCGGAACTCGCGGTCCCCATCAGGTTAGGTGAATCGGTCCTCGGAGTGGTCAACCTGGACAGCCACCGTCGGGCCTATTTCACTGTCGAACACCAGCGCATCCTCCTTCTCATATCCCGCCTCATCGCCAACCGCATCGCCGACCATCTGAAGATCAGTGAACTCGAGGGAAAGGTGGCGAGGCTGCGCAAGGAGGTCTCCTACAAGGACCCCGGTGTCAGTTCCTACCTGCTCGGGAATATCATCGGCAAGAGCGCCCACTCGCAGCTCCTGGTCAAGCGGATCAGCAGGCTGGCCGAACCTTTGACCAACAGGCTCCTTAACTGGAGCCGCGGTAAAGAGAAGGAACTGGAGCTGGGGCTGCCGACCCTTCTCATAACGGGGGAGACGGGGGCCGGCAAGGAGTTCGTGTTCAACAACCTGTACAGCCTGGTCAACGAAAAGTTCAGAAAGTTGGGCGGGGGTGCTTTGGAACTGCCCCTGCGCAAAACCAATATCGCCGCTTTCAGTGGAGATCTCACCTTTACTGAACTGTTCGGGCACCAGAAGGGGGCCTATACAGGTGCCCATGTCGACCGGACGGGAATCCTCGAGGAGGCGGACGGAGGGGTGGTCTTCCTCGATGAGATCGGCGACGCTGATCTCAAGACCCAGGTCCAGCTGCTGCGCTTCCTGGATTCGGGAGAGTTTTCACGGCTGGGAGGAACCAAGGTCCGGCTCAGCAGGGTCGTTTTTGTCGCCGCCACCAACCGGGACCTGGCAAGGGAGATCGCAAGGGGTGCCTTCCGGGAGGATCTTTACCATCGGCTCAGCGAGATGACCCTCCGGGTTCCCTCCCTCAGGGACAGGCGGGAGGACATCCCCGATCTGGCCAAACACTTCCTGGGTCGTCTCCATGCGAGTTATTCAGCCGGGGGCGCGCCGCCCGTCATCACGCCGGAGGCCGAGGAGTTTATCTCCCATCTCGACTTCCCCGGAAATATCCGCCAGCTTGTGACCATCCTGCAGGGAGCTCTCTTCGAAAGCGATGACGGGATCGTGGGGGTGGACGAGATCCAGAGGTTTCTTTCCCTCTCCACCCTTGACGGCAAGAATGTCCAGGGAGACGCCGCGGCGATCTACGGGCAGATCCGCAAGGGAGCGGGCGATTTCTGGGAGCTCGTCCACATCCCATTCATGTCCCGGGACCTGACTCGCGGGACTGTCCTGGAAATTTACAGGCTGGCCCTTGCCGAGGGGGGAGGGGTGAGAGGGGCCGCCCGCCATCTCGGCGCCCTGCCTGCAGACAGCCGCGAGGAGGGGGAGGCGATGACCAGGTTCAGGAATTTCATGTACAAGACCGTGGGGTTAAAAAAAGAATGGGGAAGGGGGAATAGGGAATAG